The Lycium barbarum isolate Lr01 chromosome 10, ASM1917538v2, whole genome shotgun sequence genome includes a region encoding these proteins:
- the LOC132613832 gene encoding AT-hook motif nuclear-localized protein 14-like, giving the protein MEPNESSGLSSYFHHQHHHHHQQQQPPPQNPNPNPNTANVSASPTNGILQNNNPNANAAAVYTGSLPSAVSPAAAMESVKRRRGRPRKYSTPEQAAAAKRLSSASAPPKKRDHGLSGAVGVDGGGSGGSSSKKSQLAALGNAGQAFQPHIINVSTGEDVGQKIMMFMQQSKHELCVLTASGSISNASLRQPATSGGSITYEGRFDIITLSGSYVRTETGGRTGGLSVCLASTDGQIIGGGVGGPLIAGGPIQVIVGSFSIDSKTGGVKHDTSPQFGGSPISSVGFRSVVDSSNQNMGGGQFMMQSRGMQPTPLHSTDWRVNAGQGMHQSPENGDYDHLQD; this is encoded by the exons ATGGAGCCGAATGAAAGTAGTGGACTCAGTTCTTACTTCCACCaccaacaccaccaccaccaccaacaacaacaaccaccgccacaaaaccctaaccctaacccTAACACCGCCAATGTTTCCGCTTCTCCGACTAACGGAATTCTTCAAAACAACAACCCTAACGCCAACGCCGCCGCCGTTTACACGGGTTCGCTGCCGTCAGCAGTGTCTCCGGCGGCGGCGATGGAGAGTGTGAAGAGAAGGAGAGGTAGGCCGCGTAAGTACAGTACGCCGGAGCAAGCCGCGGCTGCTAAGCGGCTATCGTCGGCTTCGGCGCCGCCTAAAAAGAGAGATCATGGATTGAGTGGTGCTGTTGGAGTTGATGGCGGTGGTAGTGGTGGTAGCTCTTCCAAGAAATCTCAATTGGCTGCGTTAG GTAATGCTGGTCAAGCTTTTCAACCTCATATCATCAATGTGTCTACTGGAGAG GATGTCGGTCAGAAAATCATGATGTTTATGCAACAAAGCAAACACGAACTATGCGTATTGACAGCATCTGGCTCAATCTCCAATGCCTCTTTGCGTCAACCAGCAACATCTGGAGGAAGTATTACATATGAG GGGCGATTTGACATTATCACTCTATCTGGATCTTATGTACGCACTGAGACTGGAGGCAGAACGGGTGGGCTGAGTGTGTGTCTGGCAAGTACTGACGGGCAAATTATTGGAGGTGGAGTTGGTGGTCCCTTGATAGCTGGAGGCCCAATTCAG GTGATTGTTGGCTCATTTTCAATTGACTCGAAAACTGGTGGAGTAAAGCATGATACCTCCCCACAATTTGGTGGGTCACCAATATCGAGTGTAGGCTTTCGTTCGGTGGTTGATTCTTCTAATCAAAATATGGGTGGAGGTCAGTTTATGATGCAATCTCGTGGTATGCAACCAACACCATTACATTCAACTGATTGGAGGGTTAACGCTGGTCAGGGCATGCACCAGTCTCCAGAAAATGGGGACTATGACCACCTTCAAGATTAG
- the LOC132613833 gene encoding uncharacterized protein LOC132613833 isoform X1: MQQGCELPAQRQTRCPNFLNKQDVRGGGATPPLQIPTEAAFLKAFQDGEHWSEQSSWELQRRESSYSINATLKSVRKALLGNSWRRGSFGGKNWKAIQGYDSILEMSNILEVTIGDIRLCELAHIAGPKPG; encoded by the exons ATGCAGCAAGGTTGTGAGCTGCCAGCCCAACGCCAAACTAGGTGTCCAAATTTTCTGAACAAACAAGATGTGCGCGGTGGTGGCGCAACGCCTCCTTTGCAGATTCCAACTGAAGCAGCCTTTTTAAAGGCATTTCAGGATGGAGAACATTGGTCGGAACAAAGTTCTTGGGAGTTACAAAGAAGGGAAAGCTCCTACTCCATAAATGCTACTTTGAAGTCAGTACGAAAAGCATTGCTTG GTAACAGTTGGCGTCGTGGATCTTTTGGTGGCAAGAATTGGAAAGCGATTCAAG GCTATGACTCTATTTTGGAAATGTCAAATATTTTGGAGGTTACTATTGGAGAcatccgcctgtgtgagctcgctcacattgccggtcccaagcccggataa
- the LOC132613833 gene encoding uncharacterized protein LOC132613833 isoform X2 gives MQQGCELPAQRQTRCPNFLNKQDVRGGGATPPLQIPTEAAFLKAFQDGEHWSEQSSWELQRRESSYSINATLKSVRKALLGNSWRRGSFGGKNWKAIQACEGKRIGVALFFFF, from the exons ATGCAGCAAGGTTGTGAGCTGCCAGCCCAACGCCAAACTAGGTGTCCAAATTTTCTGAACAAACAAGATGTGCGCGGTGGTGGCGCAACGCCTCCTTTGCAGATTCCAACTGAAGCAGCCTTTTTAAAGGCATTTCAGGATGGAGAACATTGGTCGGAACAAAGTTCTTGGGAGTTACAAAGAAGGGAAAGCTCCTACTCCATAAATGCTACTTTGAAGTCAGTACGAAAAGCATTGCTTG GTAACAGTTGGCGTCGTGGATCTTTTGGTGGCAAGAATTGGAAAGCGATTCAAG CTTGTGAGGGCAAGCGGATTGgggttgcactttttttttttttttaa